The genome window CCATGTTGATGAACCAATTGGAGGAAAATACATGTTTTCTGTAGCGTTTGAATTTTCATCTTCAGAATTACAACCAAAGAACAAAACAGTGAATAAGAGTAGCGCAATTTTTTTCATTGATGCGATTAGTTTAGAATCAGTACAAGTTAGACAATAAAATTAGTGAATAGTTTAATTCAAATAATATTAATTGTAATTTTATAGTCTAAATGGTTTAAAAAAGTATGAAGCGAATATTTTTATTTATTGTTTTATTTGGTATTGTTTCGTGTAAACAAAATATTACAGAGTCAGATGTCTCAAATTTAAATGGTTATTGGGAAATTGAAGAAGTTATTCTTCCGGATGGCGATAAGAAAGAATATAAAGTAAATGAAACAATAGATTATTTTAAGATTGAAAATAATAAAGGTTTTAGGAAAAAAGTAATGCCTCAATTGAATGGTACTTATTTAACGAATGATATTAAAGAAGATGTTTTTGTTGAAATAAAAGATGGGAACGCAAATATTCAGTACAAAACGAATTATGCGAGTTGGAAAGAAGAAATTCTTGAATTGACTAATGAGAAGTTAGTGATAAAAAATCAGCAAGAATTAGAATATCATTATAGAAGACCTGCAAAATTTTCAGTGAAGTAATTATGGCGAAGCGATTTAATGAAGAAAGTCCAATAGGAGATGTGTTGAAACAATTTATTTCTCAAAACAAGTTAGAAGCAGGAATGGATGTTGTAAATGTTCGCGATGCTTGGAAGAACGTTATGGGAAATGGAGTTAACAATTACACTACCGAAATTCAATTAAAGGGAACGACACTTTATGTTGTTCTTTCTTCTGCTGTATTGCGAGAAGAGTTGAGTTATGGAAAGGAAAAAATCATTAAGATGATTAACGAAGAGATACGGAAAGATTTAATTACTAGTCTCGTTTTAAGATAAAAAAAGCCGATTTGAATTTCAAATCGGCTTTTTAATTATGTCAATTGTTCAATTAAGAACATTGCTTTTTTTAGAATTGCTCTCTTCCTGCAAAGTGGAAAGCACCTTCGATAGCAGCATTTTCATCAGAATCTGAACCGTGAACAGCATTTTCTCCAATTGAAGTAGCATATTTTTTACGGATAGTTCCTTCAGCAGCATCAGCTGGGTTTGTAGCACCAATTAAAGTTCTGAAATCTTCAACTGCATTATCTTTTTCTAAGATAGCTGCAACGATAGGACCTCTTGTCATGAATTCTACTAATTCTCCAAAGAAAGGTCTCTCTGCATGTACTGCATAAAATTTTTGAGCGTCAGCTACAGTTAATTGCGTTAATTTCATTGCTACAATTCTGAAACCACCTTCAGTAATCATATTTAAAATTCCACCGATGTGTCCGTTCTCAACAGCATCTGGTTTAATCATTGTAAAAGTTCTGTTTGTTGCCATTTTTTTAAATTTTTTGCAAAGGTACTATTATAAATAGGTTTTGCAAGGTAGTTTTTAAATTATTTTACAATTGTTCTAGCAATTCTAAAGCCGTAAAACTCGTGAGTTTTGTTCGGTTCAGTTGAAATTCTGTTAGCAGGTCTAACATAGTTTGGATGACTATCCCAAGAACCACCTCTTACATTTCTTCTTTCTCCTCTTTCTGGTCCTCTTGGATTATTTCCTTTTTCTAATTTGTAAAAATCTTTATTGTACCAATCCCAACACCATTCCCAAACATTTCCACTCATATCATAGATGCCTAATTCGTTTGGTAATTTTGTACCAACAGTATGAGGAGTTCCTTTGCTATTTCCTTTATGCCAAGCAATTTCATCTAAAGTATTTCCGCCGCTGTATTTGAATGATTTTGTTTGAAAACCACCTCTCGCAGCAAATTCCCACTCAGCTTCTGTAGGTAATCTATATCCATTTGCTTTAAAATTGCAAATAAAGTTTGGTCCTTTTTTCGAATAAACAGGTTGTAATTTTTCTTTTGTACTTAACCAATTACAATATGCAATTGCTTCATTCCATGTTATTCCATTAATTGGATAATTATCTTGCCATCCCCAAGAAGGTTTTTCTGGCATTTTCATTTTGTTTGCTTTTATGAATTGTTTCCATTCCCAAACGGTAACTTCAAATTTGCTTATTTCAAAAGTATTTAATTCAACTGCATGTTCTTTTTGTTCATCGATGTCAGCTAGACCATCTGAGTCTTTAGAACCCATTTTGAAAGTGCCTCCTTGGATTTTTATTAAATCGGTGTCAATCAAGTTGTTTTTAAATGCAAAAAATGATAAAAGGGTAATTAATAATGTAGAATAAAATGTAATTTTTTTCATAAGATTTGTTATTAATTTAGGTGTGTAAATATAGTAATTTTGTAACATTTTATACTTAAAATGTTACAAAACTGAATTTTAAACATAAATTTTTGTTAAAAAATTAAATATATAGCTTTTAATC of Flavobacterium channae contains these proteins:
- a CDS encoding lipocalin family protein; the protein is MKRIFLFIVLFGIVSCKQNITESDVSNLNGYWEIEEVILPDGDKKEYKVNETIDYFKIENNKGFRKKVMPQLNGTYLTNDIKEDVFVEIKDGNANIQYKTNYASWKEEILELTNEKLVIKNQQELEYHYRRPAKFSVK
- a CDS encoding nucleoside-diphosphate kinase; its protein translation is MATNRTFTMIKPDAVENGHIGGILNMITEGGFRIVAMKLTQLTVADAQKFYAVHAERPFFGELVEFMTRGPIVAAILEKDNAVEDFRTLIGATNPADAAEGTIRKKYATSIGENAVHGSDSDENAAIEGAFHFAGREQF
- a CDS encoding formylglycine-generating enzyme family protein; amino-acid sequence: MKKITFYSTLLITLLSFFAFKNNLIDTDLIKIQGGTFKMGSKDSDGLADIDEQKEHAVELNTFEISKFEVTVWEWKQFIKANKMKMPEKPSWGWQDNYPINGITWNEAIAYCNWLSTKEKLQPVYSKKGPNFICNFKANGYRLPTEAEWEFAARGGFQTKSFKYSGGNTLDEIAWHKGNSKGTPHTVGTKLPNELGIYDMSGNVWEWCWDWYNKDFYKLEKGNNPRGPERGERRNVRGGSWDSHPNYVRPANRISTEPNKTHEFYGFRIARTIVK
- a CDS encoding DUF721 domain-containing protein — translated: MAKRFNEESPIGDVLKQFISQNKLEAGMDVVNVRDAWKNVMGNGVNNYTTEIQLKGTTLYVVLSSAVLREELSYGKEKIIKMINEEIRKDLITSLVLR